TATCTTTAAGAATTGTAagttgattataaaataatacataattaaatatCAGTATTAATtgatattcaaattattattataccgTCTCATTTGATACCGGAGTATGTTACTCAAAAACGTAAACacaatttcttaattttttttattattgttccaCAGAAATGATTTGCTCATTTTTAACGGAAAGTATCCCATTTTTACAatagtaaataattttatatatgtacatatgtattttgaaTCTCCGCTGTATAGAAATAACATTCCGATagctacatatttatattactcaaattttaacttaatttatgtttggtgcatacattttaaaaaagaattgtATTGTCTGAAGTTTGCAATCTCTTAGTGATTCTCACAAATTTTATCGATTTTAATGTCAGAGACTcagagtaatttaaaaaaataacattcaaACTACTAAAGATTTACCTGTTAACATGTCTGCTATCAACATATTTCTTTTGTAGATATGAAGGCAAGACATGTTTGACtatatttttgataaaattactTAACATTTATCCATTCGTTTTTTTAgagtcaaaataaaatataaaatttaataaaaaatataatcattACTTAACGAAATATTATGTTGGTGGAAAAGCaactgaaaattgaattttttgccACGCCAGGTCGATCATTTCAGCGCATTGGGTGATAAACGCATGTCGACATGTCCATCCCATTCGAAAAGGATCCAATACTATATTTATATGTACGTATTCCATATGCAACCATAAATACTTTAACACCTGAATCTCTTCGAACGTAATCcgatgttatatttttttgaaaaataggtATGTAATATCTCATTTACATAACTGTTACATATCTTCATAAAAGCTGTTTTAACAATTTACAACACTTCGTTTCTTGATGAAATATTCAATCTATGTTGATGTAAAAGCAAGAAGAAAATAATGCACATTACGTCTATGAATTAAGTGAAATAAATGGGTCAAACTTATTGCTAGGTTTATACCTATTGCagtaacttttttaatttcttaacTTATCTGAAAGTACTTAAACAATATGCAAGTTCAATGAAAGctgtaaataatttgataaataaaaacagcATCGAGATTATCGAATTCCCTATCACTTAAATGTGTAAGGATTTATTCGATCAGTCAGTTTTGTTCGACTGTCTACTGTTTCTGTTTGATAAAGTGACAGCTACGCACTGTCACTGTTTGAAGAGGTTATGATTGGAAAGTCGCCCAAAAAggcttttttcttaaaactctTAGTCGGTTCTGCGTTAGCCATTCATTTGAGCATTTTCGTAATCAAACCCTGGGTCCTTTccgagaaaaacaaaaatacaaacaaccaTTCTCAAGACCCAAATAGAGAAGCTTAGCTGAACATACAACATAACCTAAACTAACCTACAAATTGATGCCTCATCTTTAGGTATTATGAAAATTAGAAAACCAGGAAACCTAACAGGTGCACAGATAGGATTTGCTACAATTTTAGGGGTGTTAGGTGGCATCTACATTTGGAGACCATATTTTATCCAATATCAACAACAATCAAAAGAGACACAAGAGAGTAACAGTACTCAAAATTAGTAAGTACTCACGGTtgattaaaagttaataaaccTGTTTGTTTAGGTAAAAATGAATTGGTACAGAAATTGGGTGGAAAGGCGCCGCGGAAAACCGGCTACACTGCTGATAGGCGGAATTTGCGGCATGGTGTGTTTTTGGATTGGTTACAAGTCATTTTTGAGCCCTTGGCGCGCAAAAAGGCGTTTACGCGAATCAGAAGACTACGCTAGCATCTTGTTGAAAACTAAGGACCAAAACTGACCCAAAACTAGTCGTTGCAAGTtgttacttcattttgacaatattgctaataaataattagatcagttcttaattatttttattgactacTATTAACAACAACACAACTTATTCTTCCTTGAATTTTCCATTATAATAAGGCAGGTACTGGAGTATCAATTTCCAATCAGTAGCATATGTTACTCCAACTCCTGCTGTTGCCCCAAAGACAATCGCTGATCCAAGCCTAAAAAATTGAAGTATATTGCATAACCATACACGCTCGTTAGCCAATATCTTGAATCACATACCATTGCTGTGCAATCTCAATGTGTTTTTTACCAATTAGCCTCAAAGGGCCTGGCAGCCGCAGAGCTGGAGacattcttatttatttctatttgtACGGAACTGGGGCCCAAATAATTAATTCCTCATCAAACGTCAAATTACTGAATATATGATTCAATGTGACCAACTGCTCGACATCGGAAgctaaaaatcactaaattttaCCGCTCAATTTGAAATCGTACAAGAAGTGTTTGTTGTATCCCTGGCAACAAAACTAAAGATCATGGAATTCATTGTGGACAAAGTGTCTGAAGATTCATTCTATGAAAATCTATTAATCGGTTTGCCAAAAATTTTGGGTAACAATCTGATTACTTAATCTTCACTTTTACACTTATCATTTGTAGAAAAACTACCTAGCGTGTCTGATTTGTTTTTGGACCGATTTTCACCAGTCCAGCACAACGTTATCTGTGCTTGGGAACAAAAACATGGAGTTTTATTACCCGAAGATTTGCGTTCTTTCTATGCTTCAACTAATGGTCTACTCTACACTTACAACTTCTTCTACAGAGGTAACACCAATGTTAACTCAacaacaccaacaattaatatACTTGCTAGAGTCAGGATCTGAAGAAGACAGAGTTGTTGGTAGAATAGAAGTCAACAGTCTCAACGACTTGGTTCCAGTGTACGGATATGAAATTAAACCTGATCCTGGAGTCAACATGGAGGGCGAACGTTACGAATTGAAGCTAGGGACAGATAGTAAAGTTTTCGAATTAGTCAATTTGAATGAGATTGGACGAGTACtaggaaaaaaaagtttgttcTTAATCTTTTTTATCTAATTGTAGGTGACATTAGTTTACATAAATCACCGCTATTTGCCTACGATTTGGATGCACAATTCCGCAATGAAATTCTACTTTCTTGCCGACGACTTCACTACGTATCTCAGAATGTGTGTACATCACCTAGGGATACCATTTTGGCAATTTTCGTTTAGTGGCGATGGAATACCAGAATGGAGTGAGGTAATTAagggtgtttgaaaaaaatctaattctGGTTCAGATGGTTTTTAGATTATTGGCACCTGCTATTTTGCCCCTGCATAAGAAGATCGAAGACATACGaaaaatgaatgaacaaaaGTACGATGAAGAATTTTCAGATTTTCCTTTAAATAAGATAGACTTAAACATATTCAGGACTACTCGTCCCGtgcaaaataattctttgcctCTCAACGAACAAAGTTTGAGTCCGagacaaacaaaaaagaaacaagGAAAACCGAAATTCCCGACGAAATCGCAAAAAAAGCCTCTCTATCAAAAGAAATGATATTTAGGGAAAAAATTAACCGATTTTTACAAACGCCATATTTAATCACTCAACAAACAACAATTATAGCATAAATTAAACGTACAGTATTTTAGAATTACAATGCAAGTAGTCAGTACAAACAGAATGACGTTTCAAAATTGCACTTGTTATCAACACACAACTAAAATGCCTCATCTACTTCACTTAATAGTAAGAAAATTGCGAAATGTACacgttaaaaatttacaaatccaCTCAAGTCAATTTCACTATCGGGAAATATTTGTTCACTGAGAAATCGAACTCTGGGGGAGTTACAGAGTCTTTCTTGTGTCCCCCCGCTAGTAATTTCAGTACAATGAAGTTAGTTTTTGCGATTTTTAGTAAATCACTGATCTCACTGTCAGACTGGATGTTCTCCAGCAGTTGGCGAGCTTGGTGGAAGTGTTTGCAACCAGTTATGTAAAAATATATACTGTCGACGGGCTGTTGCAGCCTCTCGACAGACGTCATTTCTCTGAATTCAGAATATTGAACGGGAGGTGGTGTTAGAAGGTTTTGAAAAGGAGCAAAGCGATGTTCGTAGCGAACTTGCTCACTGTCGAACTGAGGATGGGGCATTGTTAATTTCCCATCCAGACGGAATCCCATCAACGCCTGAAACCGAACCAGTAAGACAACTGTGGCAACACTCGAAACTAAAAGTACCTTGTAGTAACCGCCGCACATGTTCTGCAAAGCCTGATAATAAACTATGTCTCTGTTGTACGGTCTAGGTTTTCTCTTGTGTTTCGGCTTCTTCTTCGACGTGTTTTTCGACTTTTGCAGCTCGTTAATCAGCTCATTTTCGACTAGAAAACTGTCAGCTCTAGACAACGCCGACACCAACCACCCGTAAAGAAACTCGTATAAATACCTACAATTCCTTTCATTCAGTTGTTTCACAGAAGCTAAACTCA
The sequence above is drawn from the Tenebrio molitor chromosome X, icTenMoli1.1, whole genome shotgun sequence genome and encodes:
- the LOC138139821 gene encoding tubulin polyglutamylase complex subunit 2-like; the protein is MEFIVDKVSEDSFYENLLIGLPKILEKLPSVSDLFLDRFSPVQHNVICAWEQKHGVLLPEDLRSFYASTNGLLYTYNFFYRESGSEEDRVVGRIEVNSLNDLVPVYGYEIKPDPGVNMEGERYELKLGTDSKVFELVNLNEIGRVTLVYINHRYLPTIWMHNSAMKFYFLADDFTTYLRMCVHHLGIPFWQFSFSGDGIPEWSEMVFRLLAPAILPLHKKIEDIRKMNEQKYDEEFSDFPLNKIDLNIFRTTRPVQNNSLPLNEQSLSPRQTKKKQGKPKFPTKSQKKPLYQKK